The proteins below are encoded in one region of Leptotrichia sp. oral taxon 218:
- a CDS encoding bifunctional helix-turn-helix transcriptional regulator/GNAT family N-acetyltransferase — protein MEYEKKKIETMRNFNFYYINIIKNFYKNIVNYDFSLNEYRILNEISNLRDCTSKKISKNLHLESNFVNRTLRKFQKDNLVKKKLSLLDKRLHYFDLTKEGKNKLKIFNEMSEKKTEEIFSNLDIYDRERLVKDMSSIKMILNVNDKINLENIFIRDTLIYGDISYLIYIYSLIYIQKYNFPLSFEANIVNSFSNFFKTYDEKSDKIWIVEYNNEIIGFSCIMVNDYKEAELRWFILHPNYRSKELEKLLLTKTLEFCYKKKFEKIFTYVSDDLKNEIKFYENIGFKKTEDFKNNPLRKNIKMIKLEMEI, from the coding sequence ATGGAATACGAAAAAAAGAAAATTGAAACTATGAGAAATTTTAATTTTTATTACATCAATATTATAAAAAATTTTTACAAAAATATTGTAAATTATGATTTTTCTCTAAATGAATATCGAATTTTAAACGAAATTAGTAACTTAAGAGACTGCACTTCAAAAAAGATTAGCAAAAATTTGCATTTGGAGAGTAATTTTGTGAATAGAACTTTGCGAAAATTTCAAAAAGATAATTTGGTTAAGAAAAAATTGTCACTTTTGGATAAAAGACTGCATTATTTCGATTTGACAAAAGAAGGGAAAAACAAATTGAAAATTTTTAATGAAATGTCTGAAAAAAAAACTGAAGAAATTTTTTCAAACTTGGATATTTACGACAGAGAAAGACTTGTAAAAGATATGTCTTCGATAAAAATGATTTTAAATGTCAACGATAAAATTAACTTGGAAAATATTTTTATTAGAGATACTTTAATTTATGGCGATATAAGTTACTTAATTTATATTTATAGCCTAATTTATATCCAAAAATATAATTTCCCACTGTCGTTTGAAGCAAATATCGTCAATTCTTTTTCAAATTTTTTCAAAACTTACGATGAAAAAAGCGATAAAATCTGGATTGTCGAATACAACAACGAAATCATAGGATTTTCTTGCATTATGGTAAACGATTATAAAGAAGCCGAACTTAGATGGTTTATTTTGCACCCAAATTACCGTTCAAAAGAATTAGAAAAATTACTTCTTACAAAAACTTTGGAATTTTGCTACAAAAAGAAATTTGAGAAAATTTTTACTTATGTTTCAGATGATTTAAAAAACGAAATAAAATTTTACGAAAATATTGGATTTAAAAAGACAGAAGATTTTAAAAATAATCCACTTAGAAAAAATATTAAAATGATTAAACTAGAAATGGAAATTTAG
- the polA gene encoding DNA polymerase I — MKKAVILDTSAIIYRSHFALMGMKNSQGLPTGATFGFINTLENVIKEFSPDYLVACLDVKRDELERSDELETYKANRESMPEEIVAQLNIIMEVLDGYNIPKYKKKGQEADDVIATFATNFSKDEEPIQTFIITGDKDLTQLVNEKINIALLGKGNGKDSNFKYIRNDDDVIDYLGVSPDKIPDLFGLMGDKSDGIPGVTGIGPKNGVKLITTYQNLENLYKNIDDLKGKQKENLINDKEKAFLSRELATVKRELEIEYDKNKLKFENKNFEKLFEIYKKMEFKRFSENLEEERKRVLNQNLKNSDEISEEDRKMQLKLQKEIEEMEEKKKRILEEEAEYDKENPIFNGISNFYSNKNNSEKLDTLNILEIKKEIFQKNKNNKNIDYKIANWNNAHEIIKEMENKIAIFENIFGLSIFDGNENVILLNSDLEKALNAEKTVQNNLFDKIESCDNKNISKIYEELNKKEIIAYNIKEYMKKHSNYFDAIISGKNYSFSPLRNENKNTEIDYTIKSKNYFDVMIASYVLETEGENEIENIIKNELEVEISSFETEFQKERRKRNFDGLSDKIKAEFLAIRGFYIYNLEKILKVELKNNGLLEVYENLESKLIPVLAQMEENGIKIDKNYFKNFENELNEKINKLILNIHKIADDEEFNIDSSQQLGEILFEKMQIPVVKKTKTRYSTDVEVLEKIADDNELSDEKREIAKNLLEYRAFKKLLSTYIEPIPQYADKDDRIHTTFNQNGTATGRLSSANPNLQNIPARTDDGMRIRTGFVAQDGYSLISFDYSQIELRVLAELSKDKTLIFAYKEDKDLHDLTARKIFLKNDDEKVSREERSIAKVINFSILYGKTNFGLSKELNISVGDAAQYIKTYFEEYPRVQKFLNIVTETAKLHNFVETFYGTRRYIKGIDSQNKNTLAQAIRMAVNTVVQGTAANVIKIVMIKLHEELKNDENIKMLLQVHDELIFEVKDGFEEIYMKKIKDIMENTVKFEKVPLKANGNIAKNWGLLK; from the coding sequence TTGAAAAAAGCAGTAATACTAGATACAAGTGCAATTATTTACAGAAGCCACTTTGCACTTATGGGAATGAAAAACTCACAAGGTCTTCCAACAGGAGCTACATTTGGATTTATCAACACATTAGAAAATGTTATAAAAGAATTTAGTCCAGATTATTTGGTTGCTTGTCTTGATGTAAAAAGAGATGAACTTGAGAGAAGTGATGAGCTTGAAACATACAAAGCAAACAGAGAAAGTATGCCAGAAGAAATCGTTGCACAGCTTAATATTATAATGGAAGTCTTAGATGGCTATAACATTCCAAAATACAAAAAAAAGGGACAGGAAGCCGACGATGTAATTGCAACATTTGCGACAAATTTTTCAAAAGACGAAGAGCCAATACAAACTTTTATTATAACTGGAGATAAAGATTTGACTCAGCTTGTAAACGAAAAAATAAATATTGCACTACTTGGAAAAGGTAATGGAAAAGACTCAAACTTTAAATATATAAGAAATGACGATGATGTTATTGACTATTTAGGAGTTAGTCCAGATAAAATTCCTGATTTATTCGGACTTATGGGAGACAAGTCTGATGGAATTCCTGGAGTTACAGGGATTGGTCCTAAAAATGGTGTAAAACTTATAACAACTTATCAAAATTTGGAAAATTTATACAAAAATATTGACGACTTGAAGGGAAAACAGAAGGAAAATCTTATAAACGACAAAGAAAAGGCTTTTTTAAGCAGAGAACTGGCAACTGTAAAAAGAGAGCTTGAAATTGAATATGACAAAAATAAATTGAAATTTGAAAACAAAAATTTTGAAAAACTTTTTGAAATTTATAAAAAGATGGAATTTAAAAGATTTAGCGAAAATTTAGAAGAAGAAAGAAAAAGAGTTTTGAATCAAAATTTGAAAAATTCTGACGAAATTAGTGAAGAAGATAGAAAAATGCAATTAAAACTCCAAAAAGAAATTGAAGAAATGGAAGAAAAGAAAAAAAGAATTTTGGAAGAAGAAGCTGAATATGACAAAGAAAATCCAATTTTTAATGGAATTTCAAATTTTTATTCAAATAAAAATAATTCAGAAAAATTGGATACTTTGAATATTTTAGAAATAAAAAAAGAAATCTTTCAAAAAAATAAAAACAATAAAAATATAGACTATAAAATTGCAAATTGGAACAATGCTCACGAAATAATAAAAGAAATGGAAAATAAAATTGCGATTTTTGAAAATATCTTTGGACTTTCAATTTTTGACGGAAATGAAAATGTTATTCTTTTAAATAGCGATTTAGAAAAAGCTTTAAACGCCGAAAAAACTGTTCAGAATAATTTGTTTGACAAAATAGAAAGTTGTGATAATAAAAATATTTCTAAAATTTATGAAGAGCTAAATAAAAAAGAAATTATCGCTTACAATATAAAAGAATATATGAAAAAGCACTCAAATTATTTCGATGCCATTATTTCTGGAAAAAATTATTCTTTTTCTCCTTTAAGAAATGAAAATAAAAATACTGAAATTGACTACACAATTAAAAGTAAAAATTATTTTGATGTTATGATTGCTTCATATGTTCTTGAAACTGAAGGAGAAAATGAAATTGAAAATATCATAAAAAATGAACTGGAAGTTGAAATTTCGTCATTTGAAACTGAATTTCAGAAAGAGCGACGAAAAAGAAATTTTGATGGATTGAGCGATAAAATAAAAGCTGAATTTCTGGCAATTCGTGGATTTTACATTTATAATCTTGAAAAAATATTAAAAGTCGAATTAAAAAATAACGGTCTGCTTGAAGTTTACGAAAATTTGGAAAGCAAGTTAATTCCCGTACTTGCACAAATGGAAGAAAATGGAATTAAAATTGATAAAAATTATTTTAAAAATTTTGAAAATGAATTAAACGAAAAAATTAATAAATTAATTTTAAATATTCACAAAATTGCAGACGACGAAGAATTTAATATTGATTCGTCTCAACAGCTTGGAGAAATTTTATTCGAAAAAATGCAAATTCCAGTTGTGAAAAAAACGAAAACTCGATATTCGACCGATGTGGAAGTCTTAGAAAAAATTGCAGATGATAATGAATTGAGCGATGAAAAACGAGAGATTGCTAAGAATTTACTGGAATACAGAGCATTTAAAAAGCTGCTTTCGACTTACATCGAACCAATTCCGCAATATGCTGATAAAGATGACCGAATTCACACAACTTTTAACCAAAATGGAACTGCGACTGGAAGACTGTCTTCTGCCAATCCAAATTTACAAAATATTCCAGCTAGAACTGACGACGGAATGAGAATCAGAACTGGATTTGTCGCACAAGACGGATACAGCTTAATTTCATTTGATTATTCGCAAATTGAGTTAAGAGTTCTTGCCGAACTTTCAAAAGACAAAACTTTAATTTTTGCCTACAAAGAAGATAAAGATTTGCATGATTTAACTGCAAGAAAAATATTTTTAAAAAATGATGACGAAAAAGTTTCAAGAGAAGAGAGAAGTATCGCAAAAGTCATTAATTTTAGCATTCTTTACGGAAAAACTAATTTTGGACTGTCTAAAGAACTTAATATTTCAGTCGGAGATGCCGCACAATATATAAAAACTTATTTTGAAGAATATCCAAGAGTTCAGAAATTTTTGAACATCGTAACTGAAACAGCTAAACTTCATAATTTTGTAGAAACTTTTTATGGAACGAGAAGATATATAAAAGGAATTGATTCACAAAATAAAAATACTCTGGCACAGGCGATTAGAATGGCTGTAAATACTGTTGTTCAAGGGACTGCGGCAAATGTTATAAAAATTGTCATGATAAAACTTCACGAAGAATTGAAAAACGATGAAAATATAAAAATGCTGCTGCAAGTTCACGATGAGCTGATTTTTGAAGTAAAAGACGGATTTGAAGAAATTTATATGAAAAAAATTAAAGATATTATGGAAAATACCGTAAAATTTGAAAAAGTTCCACTAAAAGCAAATGGGAATATTGCTAAAAATTGGGGACTTTTGAAATAA
- a CDS encoding histidinol-phosphatase — MLNDYHMHFEYGSYTDEFVNPFFEQAKKMGLNEIGITEHTHGFKEFKDLYYDELILDDSEVGNFQKKWLEQKTKFVHTLDEYKDYIDSLKKRGYPVKWGIEVCNFKNQKKAQEILSKYEFDYLIVSIHFIKGWGFDFSALKHKFVDENLTQIWRDYAKEIEAVANTGYYDILGHPFNLRLFKNIPNPSEVEDLLKNTAQVLKKNNMIVDVNTGTSYRYPIKEITPYKDFMKYVKEYDIPVILSSDAHYSEHVGMNIKEAAEYVKKFGIDEIVTFDKRKRILEKI, encoded by the coding sequence ATGTTAAACGATTATCATATGCACTTTGAATATGGGAGTTATACAGACGAATTTGTAAATCCTTTTTTTGAACAAGCAAAAAAAATGGGACTTAATGAAATTGGAATAACAGAGCATACGCATGGGTTTAAAGAATTTAAGGATTTGTATTATGACGAATTAATTTTGGACGACAGTGAAGTTGGAAATTTTCAGAAAAAATGGCTTGAGCAGAAAACGAAGTTTGTTCACACGCTTGATGAATATAAAGATTACATAGATTCGTTAAAAAAACGGGGATATCCTGTAAAATGGGGAATTGAAGTTTGTAATTTCAAAAATCAAAAAAAAGCTCAGGAAATTTTGTCAAAATATGAATTTGATTATTTAATAGTTTCAATTCATTTTATAAAAGGCTGGGGATTTGATTTTAGCGCATTGAAGCATAAATTTGTAGATGAAAACTTAACTCAAATTTGGCGTGATTACGCAAAAGAAATTGAAGCTGTGGCAAACACTGGATATTACGATATTTTAGGACATCCTTTTAATTTAAGACTGTTTAAAAATATTCCGAATCCGAGTGAAGTTGAAGATTTGCTAAAAAATACAGCGCAAGTTTTGAAAAAAAATAATATGATTGTGGATGTAAATACAGGGACTTCTTATCGTTATCCGATAAAAGAAATTACACCGTACAAAGATTTTATGAAATATGTGAAAGAGTATGATATTCCTGTTATTTTATCGAGTGACGCTCATTATAGTGAACATGTTGGAATGAATATAAAAGAAGCGGCAGAATATGTGAAAAAATTTGGAATAGATGAAATTGTAACATTTGATAAAAGAAAGAGAATTTTGGAAAAAATATAA
- a CDS encoding 2-hydroxyacid dehydrogenase: MKIVVFDAKPYDIEFFNKWNKEFGAQITYFEEKLSLKNVMLTKYQDVVCTFVNDDLNEKVLNILSKNGVRVVAARCAGYNNINLKAARENRITVLRVPAYSPYAVAEHALALLMSVNRKTHKAYNRTREGNFSLAGLTGMDLNGKTAGIIGTGRIARIFIRILNGLGMKVIGYDKFPNEQAAKEENFTYVTLDEVFAKSDVISLHCPLFPETRHTINKDTIAKMKDGVIIINAARGGLIDTEALVEGLKDKKIGGAGLDVYENESSYFFEDESASVLEDDLLARLLSFNNVVLTSHQAFLTKEALDNIAEATFNNILSYVKEEPLKNEVWYNEETGKIVEGLRK, from the coding sequence ATGAAAATTGTAGTTTTCGATGCAAAACCATATGACATTGAGTTTTTTAACAAATGGAACAAAGAATTTGGTGCGCAAATTACATATTTTGAAGAAAAATTAAGTTTAAAAAATGTAATGCTTACAAAATACCAAGATGTTGTTTGTACATTTGTAAATGATGATTTAAATGAAAAAGTATTAAACATACTTTCAAAAAATGGAGTAAGAGTGGTTGCAGCAAGATGTGCTGGTTATAACAACATCAACTTAAAAGCAGCTCGTGAAAACAGAATTACTGTTTTAAGGGTTCCAGCTTACTCTCCATACGCTGTTGCTGAACATGCACTAGCTCTACTTATGTCAGTAAACAGAAAAACTCACAAAGCTTATAACAGAACAAGAGAAGGAAACTTCAGCCTAGCAGGATTAACTGGAATGGACTTAAACGGAAAAACTGCTGGAATTATTGGAACTGGTAGAATAGCAAGAATTTTCATAAGAATTTTAAATGGATTAGGAATGAAAGTTATTGGTTATGATAAATTCCCTAATGAACAAGCTGCAAAAGAAGAAAATTTCACTTATGTGACATTAGATGAAGTATTTGCAAAATCTGATGTAATTTCATTGCATTGTCCATTATTCCCTGAAACAAGACATACAATTAACAAAGATACTATTGCTAAGATGAAAGACGGTGTTATTATCATTAATGCTGCCAGAGGTGGATTAATTGATACAGAAGCATTAGTTGAAGGATTAAAAGATAAAAAAATTGGTGGTGCTGGACTTGATGTTTATGAAAATGAAAGCAGCTACTTCTTTGAAGATGAATCAGCAAGTGTGCTAGAAGATGATTTATTAGCTAGATTGTTATCATTTAACAATGTTGTGCTAACTTCTCACCAAGCGTTCTTAACAAAAGAAGCACTAGATAACATCGCTGAAGCAACATTTAACAATATTTTATCTTATGTTAAAGAAGAACCACTAAAAAATGAAGTTTGGTATAACGAAG